Genomic window (Primulina eburnea isolate SZY01 chromosome 8, ASM2296580v1, whole genome shotgun sequence):
GAAACGGGAAAAAAACAGCTGAATTCAGTTTCCAAACAAAAAAACAGCCGTATTCCATCCATAAGTAGCTTTAGAAGGTGAAATGGTATTTAGTCTATTGATGCACtataataaacaaaaataaatttggTGTCACAAACTGATGAAACGCGATTATACAGAAAGCAAACAATAATGAAAGAAACTGCAAGTTATCTAGAGATGAAGTTTACACATTCTTGTTTTTCTTCAACTTTGAAGGTGGCCATCGTCCCATCTTCCTCAAATGGCGTTTTCTCAGAAGCCTCTTTCTCCTTAATCTGATCTTCTTTGCAATTTTCATTTTCATCTTCTGCTCAAGATTCATCTGGATCTTGGATTCCAAAGGGAGATTCTCAACAGGCACAGTTTCATTTGTGTCAGAATGAGTAGGAGAATCTGGAGCACTGGCTCCGGTTCCATCAACATCAGAAGATGCCTTAACAATCAATGCACCTCTGCTTTTTGAGACAAGAGATGCTCGAATCGTATATCCAACAGATGGTTTTGGATGCTTAGCGATGAAGTTATTGCCCAAACAGAAGACTAGAAACAGAAAAACCAATGCTAAAATAAACAAATTCACGGGGAGACTAAGAGCGAGTTTGGATACAAAATACTCGGCTAAAAAAGTATATTATTAAGCAaggtttttaaaagaaaatagaagAGATTCTATGTTTAAAGACTACTTTTCTGGCTTGTGGCTTTTCAAGAGTTTTTCC
Coding sequences:
- the LOC140839460 gene encoding large ribosomal subunit protein cL37 alpha-like; amino-acid sequence: MALLFTTPLFYPTYSSSTTSAPVAHPFFCLGNNFIAKHPKPSVGYTIRASLVSKSRGALIVKASSDVDGTGASAPDSPTHSDTNETVPVENLPLESKIQMNLEQKMKMKIAKKIRLRRKRLLRKRHLRKMGRWPPSKLKKNKNV